The Prunus dulcis chromosome 3, ALMONDv2, whole genome shotgun sequence genome segment TTGCGAGGAAGTTTCTTCCCCCCCTTTTTCCAAAGTGATGGAAAAAGTCACCAGAAATTTGTAATGAGTGATTGAAAATCCATGAGAAAATCCAAGTCCATTgtaacaaaaaggaaaaacaaaggaaaatttATGCTGAACTGACATGTAGGAAAAACAAACTAAATTTCCATCTAATTTTGTACAAAATACATCTACACATAAAAAACATATGTTTATTCTGTCAAGAATTTGAACGAAAATTTGGATATGTCCttaaattacaataaaatctAGGAGGGTCACATTGTCAGAATTAAAACCACAtggatgaaaataaaaatgtcatCAAACTATAGGAACGAAAGATGAATTTATATACAGGGACAGACCCAGGATTTTTGTGTCGTGGGGTCATAGtgtaaaagttcaatttttttttggggcttcAAGGCTTGGTGGAGAAGAGGGTTAAAGGTTTGTGGGGGGTGGAGATTGGGGATTTGGGTATGAGGGTTTAGAAAATATGTGTTTTGGGAAGAAAATTcgggaggaagaagaacagAAACTGAGCTGTGtctgtttttttataacacctgggccaaaacgacgtcgttttggccaggtcttttaaaaaaaaatttcgctggtccaaaacggcgtcgttttggccagcggattttaaaaaaaaatacgctggtccaaaacgacgccgtttcgGCCagcgggtttttaaaaaaaattcgctggtccaaaacgacgccgttttggccagcgagttttaaaaaaaaattcgcgcgttctggtccaaaacgacgccgttttggccagcGCGTTTTagtccaaaacgacgccgttttggacagtctgttttaaaaaaaaaattataagctgggccaaaacgacgtcgttttggccagctCCTTTGAAACAGAACACAGCCcatgttcatcttcttcttcctcttgtcTGCAGATCCAATCTCTCATGGGGTCATACCCCATTTCAAAGCTACCTTGTAGCTTGCTTCCATGGACTCCATGGGGTCGTTTGACCCCATTGACCCCACTGTGGGTCCGTccttgtttatatatatatatatatatatatatatatatatatataattgaaaattttacaGAGACATTTCATTTCACTATTAAAAGTAGAATTTTCACCTTTTAACTGTTAAAAATATAGTTGTGCTTACGTGCACAATTTGCAATCATTGATCTAAGTAGAACTTGCACTCCATCAACGATATATAGATGTGCGATTAATCTAAGAAAAATCATTTACGAAGTATCGAAGCCAAGTTAAACAGAGCTTTAGGACCTAAAACATGACACACGTACACCTCTAGAGGTGACTAGAGTGATGAATTATAAAATGGTTTTAGTCTCTCAAATGAAGTTGAGATGCGCATGACCATTGACCAAAAggacagaaaataaaataagaaacaacAACAGCGGAAGTGGGATATGTTTGTTGATATGCTTGAAGCAGACGCGTTTAACCAACGTCGACCACCAGACTTTGACATTGTGGATTGCCATCTACATCTGAGATGGTACAAAAAATCTGATAGGAATCACAGAACGCGTACAAATCCCAAGGCAATGATCAAGGAACTGTCCCATCAAACTTTCACTGTTACTATTGAAAGCTAAGTTggttttgtcattttattgtaggaaataaaagtaaaaaagatgaTCCCATCTGAACGGGCGTTTCATTGCCCCACAATTTTTATATCTCTCCTCATGTCACCTATCGGAGGAGATAGATAGACAGAAGCGAGCAATAAAACAGGGATAAGGAAGTATTTCTCCATCTAAATCCTTTGAGTTGCCAGGAGGGTGAACACAAAGCACAAGTTCAAGTTGGACAGAGATGGCAAGCAGAAACGCAAAGACAAATATCACTATCATGTATAACTGTGTCCTAACCACACTGGAGATAGATGAACAAAAAACAGCAAAGTTATACTACACTATGTCTCGACTCAGAGTTCCCCTTTTCAACCACAGGGAATCACATTTCATTTTACACAACTCCATGAACAAGCCGCAATGGTACAACAACCAATAAATCCTGCAAGCATGGAAAAGAGCATCTACTACTTTCCTttctcattcttttctttctcaaccttttctttctcattatTCCCATCTTTTCCATATACCTCCTCATAATATTCTTCATCGTCATAGTATTCTTCATCATCATAGTACTCTTCGTCATCATCCTCATCGTAGTATTCTTCAGCATCACTATCCGCCTTACCATTTTCCAGCAGATACTTTTCTCTCGACTGCTGCCCTCTTAAGCTCTCTTGAATTCGATCTCTGATGGCTGTGCCCTGAGAAAATCCCACATCGCAGGGTAAGGACGCCAAAATTATTAAGACACTGTTTACTTGTAGAAATATCAGTTTATATGTAATTGGTAATGCATAAATTGTCTTTACCATTTTATGGCAACCTTCTTCAAACATCTCAAGAAATCCAGCAACCCAGCGATCAGCATTTTCTACCCACTCATTACGATGCATAGCAACAGTCTGGATCTATAATACCAAGTCAGAAATGCACACCagtaagaaaaatatacaatgATTGGATGGTGAGAACGCAAATTTACAATCTAGTAATTAGCAAATGGATTGTGATGGCGTTATACAAATACAGGAGCATTTCTCTCAGATCAGGATGGAGGAATCTATTCCTTCAAGATAAAACCTTTCTCATGTCTGTGCAAGTGTATGTGGGTTTGCATAGAGATTTGAATTCCATAACACTTATTAAGTATACTTCATGAACTCAGGCCCCTAAACAAGGGTGTGCAATAGCTAGCAATTTTGTTGCCTTCGACAATTCTATTACCTAATTATTAAACTCATGTCCAGTCAATTTGAAAATCTTCCTTCATTCATCAAGTTAAACTCATTAACAGAGTTTGTTATTTGGCCCTTTGATaatgttatatatatcatCTTAAATAACCGGCGATTGCTTGTTGGTATCTTATGCCGTTATGTCATGCTATGCATATAGAAGCAGGTTTACATGTATATTGGTGTGAGCGTATAcatagttgaaaattttgtgatgatgacatctttgtcaaacccattagggtttacaaatgaaagagatggaagaggcagttattaattagtttcctaatttatttgttagttCCTAGGTTCTCTAAGTTTTCCAGATTTCAGtaggatttttagtttttccaGATTTCAGTAGGATTTCtaaatttcctattttatttggattAGGATTTCTTTCATAGAATgagtttaatttttcttttcactctAGGGTTagattattataaatacccTGTCTATGTAACTCATTATGGAGTTGAGTTGTTGAGATATAAAGAAAAGCTTATTTTCCAGATATTGGAGACTACTTGGTGTGAAGCCAAACCCCTGGAGTGATTCCAGACCTATcccttttgttctatttttctgttttccattgttttcgCTTCCACTAAACTACCTAAATACTCAATTCACCCATATCCTACATCATTTTGTTAACAAAAGGGCATTGACCAGACTTAATTTGGGTCTCATGGTGCATACCAATTAACACTGGGAATTATAAAAAGCCAAGAAATTCCATATAAGCAAGAGCCACATGAATAACAGAAGGTATAATGTAAATGAATCGGGAAGCCAAAAACATTTTCAAATCGGAAACACAAAGATTGTCATATTCATCTACTTCTTCGTTGGAAGGAGATTGAAGAACATATGTGTGCTGACTACATGACACTACCAAGAAGAGTCCAGAACTAGACATGGACTTTAGTATAAAAGAAGGAGTTTTCAGCTCGTTAAGGAAGATACATTTTTGGCACTGAGTTcagaattaaaaattaaataaaatgaaacgATCACACCTGATCAGTGAAAAATTCTGACACCAATCATTTACGAGTGAGTATTACACcaagaattaattgacaaGCGGATGAGTTTTCTAGTTCGCTATGTTGATATAGCTTATAATATTGTTAATAATCCCAAGATTTCCGCCATTCAATCCAAAGCCAACATGATACAAGGAAACCAGCAACGATATTCATTATTATTCACTATGCTGGTTGTGATTATGGCAACTCAAAGATACTATACAAAGGTATTTGTGCCTAACATAATTCACTATGCTGATTGTGATTACAGCATAACAATACTGTCATTAGTAAAAAGACATACCTTCTCTCCCACTTTTTCTTGATGTTCCTTCACTTTCTCTTGTAATTTCTTCAATCTCATGTTCACCCTTAACCGCTTTTCCTGTTtatatcaaacaaaaatagagAGCTAAGTTCCTTCGCCATGGAAAAGTTACCATATCAACAGATAGGTCAATTGAAAACAAGACCCCAAGAAAACCATATTTCACAGTAAGAAAATCGAATAGATGAAAACACGAGAAAAATCTTGCCTTCACAAAACTAACACCAAGCTCTTTTCTTGTATATCCACGATCCAAGTTACGCAACACATACTGATTATAATCTTTTACAATCCTCATTATAATGTCTGATGTCGAAATCCCATCAGTTCTCTTTGTTTCCTTAAACCTCCCCACTGCTTTGACCTATAAGAAAAGAATCACTTAACAAATTATatgttaaagaaaaaagggaagaaaaaaaaaagccaaaagaaaagtacTTTGTGCCAAACTTACAAATTCATACACATCTTTCCCAGCTCCACTGGCATCAGCATAACTGTAAAAGACATATTGAAAAGTACAAAAGAATCCATAATAAATTTCACTCCTAACAGAAAAGGTGTAACAAATCCGCACCTACTTTTTATATCTATAAAACTTAAGATATACCatatatttcaaaataatGGTATACTGATAGAAACAATactgaccaaaaaaaaaaaaacatacgaATAAAGCTGAAGTATTTTATTAACACTGGAGCTTAAAGGTGAGAGCTTGAGAAAAGTATCCTTACGGGAGAGAGTCATGGGCCACATAGTCAATCTCATGCTTGTCAAGAAATTCTTGATTGATCACCCAAGGTGCATCAGGAATGACTTCATCTACCCACCTgcacaaacaaaacccatctTTGTTATTCTTGATTATACAACTCTCTGAAATTCTAATGTGCCATCAATGCACACACATACACATCTAAAAGTTATAGCTTTAACAAAAGCACTACATCTCagcaaaaccaaaagaaatatttcagaaagaaaaaattataaggTGGAAAGGGACAAGAAGGTAACAGAGGACTTTCATACTTGCAATGGCGAAGAGATTCATAACGTTCAGACTCTGTCATAACAGTCTTGCCTTTAAATTTGTGAGTGGTTTCATCATTACAACAACCAACGAGCAGATAGGTGTTAGGGAACCTGAAATCGCAAATTGAACTTATAAGAAAAATGTACATAAGCATGCCACATGATATCAATTTTAAAAGTTGCTATAGCAAATCAAACGCTATAACATAATAGAATCAGAACACACAGCAACAAAGACATAGAATTCGCgaataataacaaaacaatacatcaagtaaaaaacaaaatccccACACCATGTATCTCTGTTTTTAGTTCTGATACAATGTCAAAAGAGAATACCTCACAAGTTTTAACTTAGGAATCATCTGTGTAGCTATTCAAACACTTTAAGATTACAATTTCATACAAGCTTCTACATATCGGTTTAACTATTATACGACGTATGTGAATCCAATAAGCTTAACCAAAGTAAGGCATtcatgtaaaaagaaaaaaaaaagattaacaATCACAGATATTAAAAGTGAATCAGCATAAGCAAAACATTACAGCAAAATAAAAGATACCCAGAtgacaaaacacacaaaagttACAAATTTCATGAAACAAACCAAGTGAAGCTCCAAAATAAGAACAACCCAGATTCGAAAATGAAGCAAAAGATAGGATCAAACCATGATTGCactgaaacaaaaacaaaagcaacacaTGGCAATTGAAAAGGAGGAGAGTGTGCGAGATAGAGAGAACACATACGATTTCTTGGCTTGCTCGAGGGAGCGAGCATGGCCGAAGTGGAAGAGATCGTAGATCCCATCGGCGTAGACGCGAACAAGGCGGTCGGGTTGATCGGCGTTGGAATTCGAATGGGCACTGGTGTTGCTGGTGTTGCTGGTGTCACAAGTATCTTTGGGCTCAACCTCTGCCATTCGAATCCAAATAAGAAacttgagtttgagtttgggCTTTTACCAATTTGCCACCTCCACGACTACCACCACCTCTGCTTGgctttgtctctctctctctcagctttcattcttttttctctctctttatttgTGATATTCGTCGGCGTCCCCTGGTAAACTGTATAACCTCAGAATACGCGGTAATTCCGCGGCCCCCTCCCTaactatttgttttgttttgtttttacttcaTTTTTCTAGCGTGACAAGGTCACAAGGGTTTTTTCGAATTGAAAGATGTAGTTATTGCGCGCTTCATGtataaataaagaatattCCTGTTCTaatatttacaagaaaaaCTTTACCCAAAGTCATATACCATGTCGACATGATAGAAGATGATGTGGCAATAACCCAGTAGAATGGTGTTGGGCCTAAAAAGAGAAAGGCCCATATTCAAAACATAATTAGGGGATCGAGCCCAAAAACCAACGGCCGTGACACAATGGGCTCGGCCCAAAATACTTTATTATCCAAAAGCACGAGGCCCAGGTACTCGGCCCAATCTGATTTCATGGAACTCTTCAGAAGTTAGAGCTTGGCAATTTGTTCCTCGGCTCAAAGAATCTCAGTCGAGTAAAATTGCTTGCAAGCagagactttggaaaaggtGTCACATGACCTACCTCTAGCAGAACGCCGCACAAAAAGGGCAAAATGAATTATTCGACGTCTACCTACTTTTTGGAATTTGTGCACACTTAGATTGGAAGCTTCGGGCCTCACGTGGAAGGAGTGTGCATAATAATGAACCTCCAAACCAGTAATCAAGGCATGATGTGATGGCGAGAAGGCGGCTCACACAAACAACTTGGGTGGTGGCAGCTCCACAATTCTTGAAGGCAGCTATATTTGCCTAGAGCACTTTCATCTATTTGTCATAACAAATAGTGAAGTAATAGTTGTTATTATTCATGtaaatagtggcagccctttcAAAAGACTTGTAGTGTTTTCACATATTGTCatggcaaccactattcacatgaaatataaggagaggaatttgtatagaATTTTGGTGTGAgaagtgaaaaatatgattaagtgtttatttaaaaaaattctgaaatttttagtattttttttaatttttttggttattgacATCAAGCAACAGCCCATGCTATTCTTGCCTTCGGGCCTACCCAAGCTTGTCGAACCCACGAGCTGCCTGAGTAGCTTAAGCCCGTTGGAACCAGCAAAAGGGGATTCGGCCCCCTCCTGCCGTGGCAAGCGCTCACCAATGGAGATGCTCTAAATAGGGTATAGGGCTTCATTTTTCAAACACTCAACATCTCaaccaaaatcaaaccaaaattCTGTTTAAATTTTCTCTCAAACCAGACTTAGATTTTTATTGCTTTCTCAAATCTCCACGAAGTTTTCTTGAGCACCATCATTGTAACAgttcatattttatatatatcaacaaACGACTTTGTTCATCAGAGTTTTCATTTGAGCACCATCCAATCCATCTCTATCTATGTCTCTCATTTAAGCTTTGTTTTAGTTTATAATTCAAAGAGGACTTGAGAGATCATATTGACAGCAGAAAGCCTTTCGCCGAATGTTGTAGTCATACAAGTACTCGACCAGCACAAAATGACACCAACAACTTTGTTACCAAAGCTGAGAATGCAACGGCCGAGAACACATTCCTTTCTTGGGCCTAGTCGCTTGATAAAGTCAGAATCCAAGGTGATATCTATTACCTACACCACCAATCTTATTCTTGCTATCAAGGCTAGCAGTGACCGTGGTAGTTGGCACGCCGAGCACAACACTCGTACCAAAGGATGACTTTGTGTCCTGTATCCGCTCGGCtccaaaataattttatcCCAAATAATCCACGTGTTACACCAAAAAGATTTTAAGATCAACATATACCCTTATATTTAAGGCAATATAATAATTGttcacttaaaaaaatatatatcaataaaataattgatgcATAAGATAAGAAtcgtttttttctttaatgggAGAAGgggattgaaatttttgacgTAAAATAGGTTTTGAGACCCCTTCCAAAATggtttaaatgatttttttttttttaaaaaaagcttTTTTTTGACAATACAAAGAGTTTTTTCAAAGCATTTGgcaaaaaaaacttgaaaatattTATGGGTCATACAACAAGTCATTTATGAAGAGAAAGCAGCTTAAAGTGTTTTTTCaggaaatatttttattttgaataagAATATCTTGGCGTGAttctaaattataataaaaacgttttttttttatatgaaaaagagaaatatcatGGGATTAAGAGTTACTCGATCATGAATGACATTGCTGTCATGAAAaggtttttatattaatttgtaGAAGGGTGATTGATGATTGATTTCACAGGCAATGCAAGGAAAACCCTTACTTTTCATCTAtatgctttctttctttctaatcATATATCTTCCCAAATTGAGCAATACTATTGCAGTCGCTTAAAGcaagtttttattattatttcttgaGAGATATAAACACATGCATGTGATGCGATCTTCATTTGTTAACTGTTGCAAATGTGCTTGTTTGATACACATTGTGGTCGCCTATGAACGAGAATGAACAATCGCACGTGATCACATTGAAGTTAGAGAGACTGAGAGAGACTAATTGATATTGCGCTGCAACCAATCCCCTCCATCAATCCAAGAAACGTTCAGAAAAGTTGAAGCTTGTGTGTCATTCAATTTCTGTACAAAAGGCGCTCGCATGGTCATATTAGCTCCTGCACCAGAACAATTGTATTCTCCATAGAATATGGTcctgcatgcatgcatatatataattatctggatttgattaattctgggaaattaattatgtaaatgaatgtttaattattgtttgtttgttgctgctttttttttcttttctttttttttaacgtaCTGGTCTCTTGTTGGGTCGTTGAAATCGTTCCAGCCTTCAGGAGCTATAATGTCAGCCATTATTGTGTTGACGAAAACCACTCGTGAAAAAGGCCTCCATGCTCGACCCAACCACACTCTTCCAGTCCCTCCGATAAAGCAGTTGACAAATGCAAACCCAGTGTTGTCGTCCTTGGAAGTTCTGCCGTGCGCTGTGATGGCGCCGTTTACGTTCCTTGATCCTGGAGGGAGTGGATTTGCAATGGAGATCAACTGGCAATTCTGTGTCAAACAGTTCATGCAACAATTTCATCATAAGCATTTTAGGCACATCATGACATTGACAATAATATCCCACATTGCTTTTTGAGAAAAACCTTCTAtattgtatatatgtatatatatctctctcaaACCGCGTTACAGTTGCGTGATGAGATATATTGAATGATTACATTGTTAACTCATCTTTTAATAGAGATGTATGGATTCTACTCTTTCATAAAGGTACATGCGTAACATATGAATATTACATTCATTAGAGACGTGATCAACAATATGACCTATAAATTAATGTATATCGTTGATAGAAGTTATGCACTCGAATACAAAATTGTGCAGAGAGCTGAGAGGAATTATTATACCTCATAGAGTGACCTTCCATTGCCAAAGATGAAATCAATGGAACCCTGTACATAGCAATCCTTAAAGTAATGGCGGCCCTTATCATCATGAAGGGTGTCTTGGGCTCCAAAGAATCCACAACCCAAAAACGCAGCTTGGTCTCCTGATATTCTAATCGCTACAGCTTGAGCTCCAAAATCACCAGGCTTCGGAATTGGagccaaattctttttatacaaTTCCCATTTGGACATGTGTTAGTTAGTGTACATTAATCATaccataaaattaatattaatgcaactttcttaccatgaAGCTTATGTTCTTAGCAACAAAGTTGTCAGCAAAAACTTGAACAGAACCGCTATAAAATGTGCCATGAGATGAATTTGCTGTGTCATTCCACCCAATTGCAGTCGATTCATACCCTTGTCCTTGAAATGTTAtattgggtttgtttttcGGAATCAAGATTTTCTCACTATATTAAAAATTtacaacaagaacaaaaattaaaaaaaaatcaagagatcaaagaaagaaagaaagaaatgatcTTTTGAATGAAAGAGTTGGAAAAGAAAGCCAAATGAACTTACTAGTAAATCCCATTAttaatccaaattattgttcTTTTCTGGCTAAGAGCTGGAGCTGCATCAACAGCTGCTTGAACCAGTGTGAAATTACAACAGCCATTTCGATCGACACAAAGGTAGGAGGTTTTGTTGGTGTCTGGAGGAGGAAAGCCACGTGGGAAGTCATCACAGATGGTTCCTATGGTTCCattgtctttctttttgtgaTGTCTGCCAATGTGGTTTGGGATGAGATAAGAAATAATATTACTAGGCACTGATGAAGTTGTGGCCAGACTAAGATCCACAATGTGTTTGAGGGGTGATGAGTTTGGATCCATGACATGTCTAGATGCCAATAAGACTGCAAAGATGGCAACAAAATATGTAAGGCATGTGGTTTTGAggctcattttttttttgggttgaattgTGGCTCATGTTAGGCTGGAGAGGATGAGATATTTTAAATGGAAGGTTAAATAGGCATGCACTTGAAGTGAAAGAATTGATGGAATGTCTTGCAAATCACCCTGTCCCTGTATATCTTAAGAGTATTCATTTCCAACCTAGCtaccaaacttttttttttctcaacaaATACAATTACTATTTAAAATTGCATTCTttactggaaaaaaaaaattctcaacacTGACGGAAGGTTCATAAGTTAAGAG includes the following:
- the LOC117622921 gene encoding probable pectinesterase 8, whose protein sequence is MSLKTTCLTYFVAIFAVLLASRHVMDPNSSPLKHIVDLSLATTSSVPSNIISYLIPNHIGRHHKKKDNGTIGTICDDFPRGFPPPDTNKTSYLCVDRNGCCNFTLVQAAVDAAPALSQKRTIIWINNGIYYEKILIPKNKPNITFQGQGYESTAIGWNDTANSSHGTFYSGSVQVFADNFVAKNISFMNLAPIPKPGDFGAQAVAIRISGDQAAFLGCGFFGAQDTLHDDKGRHYFKDCYVQGSIDFIFGNGRSLYENCQLISIANPLPPGSRNVNGAITAHGRTSKDDNTGFAFVNCFIGGTGRVWLGRAWRPFSRVVFVNTIMADIIAPEGWNDFNDPTRDQTIFYGEYNCSGAGANMTMRAPFVQKLNDTQASTFLNVSWIDGGDWLQRNIN
- the LOC117622522 gene encoding choline-phosphate cytidylyltransferase 2-like, with product MAEVEPKDTCDTSNTSNTSAHSNSNADQPDRLVRVYADGIYDLFHFGHARSLEQAKKSFPNTYLLVGCCNDETTHKFKGKTVMTESERYESLRHCKWVDEVIPDAPWVINQEFLDKHEIDYVAHDSLPYADASGAGKDVYEFVKAVGRFKETKRTDGISTSDIIMRIVKDYNQYVLRNLDRGYTRKELGVSFVKEKRLRVNMRLKKLQEKVKEHQEKVGEKIQTVAMHRNEWVENADRWVAGFLEMFEEGCHKMGTAIRDRIQESLRGQQSREKYLLENGKADSDAEEYYDEDDDEEYYDDEEYYDDEEYYEEVYGKDGNNEKEKVEKEKNEKGK